From Dermochelys coriacea isolate rDerCor1 chromosome 23, rDerCor1.pri.v4, whole genome shotgun sequence, one genomic window encodes:
- the THAP8 gene encoding THAP domain-containing protein 8, whose protein sequence is MRSDARRRLACVARRGACHVGGGAARRWGGRAAMPKYCRAPNCSNSAGPRRPGRERLSFYRFPLHNPERLQQWLSQMNQEKWVPTRYQHLCNEHFAPSCFEYRWGVRYLKPDAVPTIFQLSENPLKRENLARPPCETQTKKLIVETSMDRTLQGPQAVAAHPTQDTLEALAIAIDPGLSSAPIYVETQPSVSDLDLHALSSPLVGAVNLMPLVQIMEPLNAVALAMASPTEGIESIPIHLPGQPFPPAMDQRVDFSVEASPDSFVADVPEQFATEIMVSCEDAAVVDQPEGTFDADQPHTLVATVDPQEIADQGTLFIENVSIQPFLETDPSTAAVLSSLQVSTTQMVAYFETIPTAPVVSSGAMGPLTSSASTPETVLSSALTVPIVSTVPIVSNYAAGSLDDDDDSTIEVELCAETLEEQLEEHRYHKNELTTQQLVDLVMGLQKKVKVLQQRHRRHCTKLEAMEGVVEQLRKESLVSEEKLKLLEMACLQSSAVMPESGSTVAIICQEEDRALVYAVPQLPEEGNETIIHVEEQ, encoded by the exons ATGCGTAGCGACGCACGACGTCGCCTCGCGTGCGTGGCGCGGCGCGGCGCGTgtcacgtgggggggggggcagcccggCGCTGGGGCGGGCGAGCGGCGATGCCCAAGTACTGCCGGGCGCCGAACTGCTCCAACTCGGCCGGGCCGCGGCGGCCGGGCCGCGAGCGCCTCAGCTTCTATAG GTTTCCCTTGCATAACCCAGAACGACTCCAACAATGGCTCTCTCAGATGAACCAAGAGAAGTGGGTACCCACCAGATATCAGCATTTATGCAACGAGCACTTTGCTCCGTCGTGTTTCGAATACAGGTGGGGGGTTCGCTATCTAAAGCCTGATGCTGTCCCCACCATCTTTCAACTGTCTGAAAACCCCCTG AAAAGGGAGAATCTTGCCAGGCCTCCATGCGAAACACAGACCAAGAAGCTAATTGTTGAGACCAGCATGGACAGGACCTTGCAGGGACCACAAGCCGTAGCTGCCCACCCCACTCAGGACACACTGGAAGCTCTCGCCATAGCTATCGACCCGGGTCTGTCCTCAGCCCCGATCTATGTGGAAACCCAGCCCTCTGTTTCGGATCTGGACCTCcatgccctctcctcccctctggTCGGGGCGGTGAACCTGATGCCTCTCGTTCAGATCATGGAGCCACTCAACGCTGTGGCCCTGGCCATGGCCTCGCCCACGGAGGGCATAGAGTCCATCCCCATCCATCTCCCGGGCCAGCCGTTTCCTCCCGCCATGGACCAGCGTGTGGATTTCTCCGTCGAGGCCTCTCCGGACTCTTTCGTGGCGGACGTGCCCGAGCAGTTTGCCACAGAGATCATGGTCTCTTGTGAGGATGCTGCTGTGGTGGACCAGCCTGAGGGCACCTTCGATGCTGATCAGCCGCATACCTTGGTGGCCACAGTGGACCCACAGGAGATCGCAGACCAGGGCACCCTCTTCATTGAGAACGTGTCCATCCAGCCCTTTCTGGAAACTGACCCTTCCACCGCAGCTGTCCTGAGCTCCCTGCAGGTGTCGACCACCCAGATGGTGGCATATTTCGAGACGATCCCCACCGCGCCAGTGGTGTCCTCCGGTGCCATGGGGCCGCTGACGTCCAGTGCGTCGACTCCCGAGACCGTGTTGTCCTCGGCCTTGACAGTGCCCATTGTCTCCACGGTGCCCATCGTGTCGAACTATGCCGCTGGCTCCCTGGACGATGACGACGACTCCACCATCGAAGTGGAGCTTTGTGCCGAAACCCTGGAGGAGCAGCTCGAGGAGCACCGCTACCACAAGAACGAGCTAACCACCCAGCAGCTGGTCGACCTGGTGATGGGCCTGCAGAAGAAGGTCAAGGTGCTGCAGCAGCGACATCGGCGTCACTGCACCAAACTGGAAGCCATGGAGGGCGTAGTGGAGCAGCTGAGGAAGGAGAGCCTGGTGTCGGAAGAGAAGCTCAAGCTGCTGGAGATG GCTTGCCTGCAGTCCAGTGCGGTGATGCCAGAAAGCGGCAGCACAGTTGCCATCATTTGTCAGGAGGAAGACCGGGCTCTAGTGTATGCtgttccccagctcccagaggaAGGGAATGAGACAATCATCCATGTGGAAGAGCAGTAA